CGAGCGAAAAGCGCGCCAGCACCAGGCTCTGGAACACCACCGCGGCCAATCCGGCCAGTGCCACCAACAGCCCCAGCAGACGCAGCGGCGAGAAGCGTCGTTCAAGGAGCAACAGGGTGAGGATCGGCTGCACGCCGAGCAGCGTTGCGATCACACCCGGCGTCACACCATGGGCCATGGCCTGGAAATAGCAGATCGAATAGCAGCCGATCAGCAGCAGGCCAGTGGCCGCCGTCTGCCAGCCAGTACCAGGCGCCGGTCGCCAGCGCCGGCGGTAGAGACCGATCAGCAGAACGGCAGCCAGCGCCAGAACGAAACGCACGATCAGCAGGGCGAAGGGGGTGCCGTGGTCCAGCCCCCAGCGGGTGAAGATTGCCGCGCTGCCCCACAGCAGCACGAACACGGTCATGACGCCATAGGACGTCCACAACGGTTTGTTGAAAGTCATCAGTGATTACCTGTCGAAGCCGAACAGGCTCCAGCGAACGCCGAAAGCGTGCGCGCTCCGACCCAGAAGGATCGGAAGCGAAAACCGGAGCTGCGAAGTGTGGGCGGATCAGCCCAGCGCGACCGCCTGTGGAGGTGGTGGCGCGATTGCCAGATCGGCAACGACAGAGGGAGGTGGAGCGATTGCGCACAGCCGCGCCGCACCGAGACCGGCTGGCTTCATGGGTAACAGGCTGCGAGCAGTGGAAGGCATTAGGTCAAAGGCCGGAAGGCGATAGGTAGGACCGAAAACTAGCAGAGCCAGGCCCGCCGGGTAAAGCGGGCCTGACGGGCGTCACAGCATCAGCGCAAGCCGTTTAGCCGCACTTGGAGTTGCCGCAGTTCAAGCAGGTGGCGCAGCCGTCCATCTGCACCACGGCCTGGGTATTGCACTTGTTGCATAGCTGCGCACCAGCCGGAAAGCCTTCGCCCGGCTCCACCGCCACGGCGCCCTGACTGGCCTCGTAGGCGGCGCGCTTCTCGGCCAGGTACTTGAGCTGGGCTTCGTCCAGCGCCTGGCCTTCGAGCATGCCGATGGCGATCAGATGGCGCTCCAGCACCGCACCGATCTCGGCCACGATCGACGGCATGTAGACGCCGCCCTTCTTCAGGTAGCCGCCACGCGGGTCGAACACTGCCTTGAGCTCCTCGACGAGGAAGGTGCAGTCGCCGCCCTTGCGGAACACCGCGGACATGATCCGGGTGAGCGCGACGATCCACTGGAAGTGGTCCATGTTCTTGGAATTGATGAAGATCTCGAACGGGCGGCGCTGCTCATGCGGCGTGCCGGCGTTGAGCACGATGTCGTTCACAGTGACGTACAGCGCATGTTCGAACAGCGGCGACTTGATCTTGTAGGTCATGCCGATCAGGGTTTCCGGGCGCTGCAGGCTCTCGTCCATCTCCACCACGTTGACGGCCTTGCTCGCCGTGCCGTCGCTAGCGCTGGCCGCAGTCGCGGGGCGCTCGAGGGTCTCGTCGACGACCTTGAAGCCCTTGATGCGCTGGGTGATCTTTACGGTCATTGTGCAATCTCTCCTGCCGGGCGGCGCTCGCGGCCCGGCGTCCAAACGGTTGGCGGGCCGGCTTCAGTACTTGCCGTAGTAGCCTTCTTTGAGGGCGTCGAACAGGTTGGCGGCGGTGTTCACCTCGCCGTCGTACTCGACTTCCTGGTTGCCCTTGAGCTCGACCACGCTGCCGTCTTCAAGGGTGAAGCGGTACAGGGTCTTCTCCAGGTCGGCTTCCTTGACCAGCACGCCCTGGAAGGCCGCCGGGTTGAAGCGGAAGGTGGTGCAGCCCTTCAGGCCCTGGCGCCAGGCGTAGCGGTAGATGTCCTTGAACGCCTCGAACGGATAGTCGGTCGGCACGTTGGCGGTCTTGGAGATCGACGAGTCGACCCAGCGCTGCGCAGCGGCCTGGATATCCACGTGCTGGGTCGGGCTGACGTCGTCGGCGGAGATGAAGTAGTCCGGCAGCTTCTCGCCCGGCTCGTCGGAGCCCGGCCTGGCGCGCTCGTTGACCAGCGTGCGATAGGCCAGCAGCTCGTAGCTGAACACCTCGATCTTCTCCTTGGCCTTGCGCCCGGGGCGGATCAGGTTGCGCGAATAGTGGTGGGCGAAGCTCGGCTCGATGCCGTTGGAGGCGTTGTTGGCCAGGCTCAGGCTGATGGTGCCGGTGGGCGCGATGGAGCTGTGGTGGGTGAAGCGCGCGCCCTGCTCGGCCAGCGCCTCGATCAGCTCCGGGGCGTACTCGGCGATCTTCTGCATGTAACGCGAATACTTGGCGTGCAGCACGCGACCGGCGACCTGGTCGCCGACCTTGTAACCGTCCTTGGCCATCTCCGGACGCTTGCGCAGCATCTCGGCGGTGACGTCGAAGGTCTGGCTCAGCAACGGTGCCGGCCCTTTCTCCTTCGACAGCTCCAGCGCCTGTTCCCAGCCGACCAGCGCCATCTCGCGGGCGACTTCCTCGGTGAACACGCAGGCTTCCGGGCTGCCATAGCGCAGCTTGAGCAGGGTCAGGGTCGAGCCGAGGCCGAGGAAGCCCATGCCATGGCGGCGCTTGCTTTCGATTTCGTGACGCTGCTGTTCCAGCGGCAGTCCGTTGATCTCCACCACGTTGTCGAGCATGCGAGTGAAGACGCGCACCACCTCGCGGTACTTGTCCCAGTCGAAGCGCGCGTCCGCACCGAACGGGTCGATGACGAAGTGGGTCAGGTTGATCGAGCCCAGCAGGCACGAGCCGTACGGCGGCAGCGGTTGCTCGCCGCAGGGGTTGGTGGCGCGGATCGCTTCGCACCACCAGTTGTTGTTCAGCTGGTTGACGCGGTCGATGAGGATGAAGCCCGGCTCGGCGTAGTCATAGGTGGAGACCATGATCATGTCCCACAGATGCCGCGCCTTGACCCGCCCGTAGATCCTGCAGGCGACCAGGCCATCGTCGCGCACGATATAGCCGTCATGCACCGGCCATTCGCGCCAGAGCACATGCTCGGCGTCCACCAGATCGAGCTCGGCGGCTTCCTTGGCGTGCACCGGGAAGATCAGCGGCCACTCGCCGTCGGCCTCCACCGCCTGCATGAACTCGTCGGTGATCAACAGGCTGAGGTTGAACTGGCGCAGCCGGCCGTCTTCGCGCTTGGCGCGGATGAACTCGCGCACATCCGGATGGCCGACATCGAAGGTGCCCATCTGCGCGCCGCGGCGGCCGCCAGCCGAACTCACGGTGAAGCACATCTTGTCGAAGATATCCAT
This DNA window, taken from Pseudomonas sp. FeN3W, encodes the following:
- a CDS encoding DMT family transporter, with the protein product MTFNKPLWTSYGVMTVFVLLWGSAAIFTRWGLDHGTPFALLIVRFVLALAAVLLIGLYRRRWRPAPGTGWQTAATGLLLIGCYSICYFQAMAHGVTPGVIATLLGVQPILTLLLLERRFSPLRLLGLLVALAGLAAVVFQSLVLARFSLAGMLFALGALLCMTLGAILQQRVRQSPVEVLPTQYGVSLLLCLAFVPFQAIHLEAVTGFIIPVLWLGLVISVAAQLLLYRMIQTGNLVNVTSLFYLVPVVTVGMDYLFLGNQLSRIGLLGMGAILLGLALVFRAAPQQPSR
- a CDS encoding NrdJb produces the protein MTVKITQRIKGFKVVDETLERPATAASASDGTASKAVNVVEMDESLQRPETLIGMTYKIKSPLFEHALYVTVNDIVLNAGTPHEQRRPFEIFINSKNMDHFQWIVALTRIMSAVFRKGGDCTFLVEELKAVFDPRGGYLKKGGVYMPSIVAEIGAVLERHLIAIGMLEGQALDEAQLKYLAEKRAAYEASQGAVAVEPGEGFPAGAQLCNKCNTQAVVQMDGCATCLNCGNSKCG
- a CDS encoding adenosylcobalamin-dependent ribonucleoside-diphosphate reductase, with translation MAKTDGPIAADSKSTSSIALQAASEDIWSQKYRLTSKDGTPIDDSVDATWQRVARALADVELAEQREHWHERFLWALRNGAIPAGRIISNAGAQDYKPATSTINCTVSGSITDSMDDILGKVHEAGLTLKAGCGIGYEFSTLRPRGSFVSGAGAHTSGPLSFMDIFDKMCFTVSSAGGRRGAQMGTFDVGHPDVREFIRAKREDGRLRQFNLSLLITDEFMQAVEADGEWPLIFPVHAKEAAELDLVDAEHVLWREWPVHDGYIVRDDGLVACRIYGRVKARHLWDMIMVSTYDYAEPGFILIDRVNQLNNNWWCEAIRATNPCGEQPLPPYGSCLLGSINLTHFVIDPFGADARFDWDKYREVVRVFTRMLDNVVEINGLPLEQQRHEIESKRRHGMGFLGLGSTLTLLKLRYGSPEACVFTEEVAREMALVGWEQALELSKEKGPAPLLSQTFDVTAEMLRKRPEMAKDGYKVGDQVAGRVLHAKYSRYMQKIAEYAPELIEALAEQGARFTHHSSIAPTGTISLSLANNASNGIEPSFAHHYSRNLIRPGRKAKEKIEVFSYELLAYRTLVNERARPGSDEPGEKLPDYFISADDVSPTQHVDIQAAAQRWVDSSISKTANVPTDYPFEAFKDIYRYAWRQGLKGCTTFRFNPAAFQGVLVKEADLEKTLYRFTLEDGSVVELKGNQEVEYDGEVNTAANLFDALKEGYYGKY